A stretch of the Porifericola rhodea genome encodes the following:
- a CDS encoding ArnT family glycosyltransferase, with protein sequence MSQPSALSKQKISSSLSKEESYMVMGIAALLLFALFFQIGLHPLRHEEPRRALVALEMLFRGNWIVPTEVGALYYNKPPVYNWLIILSYKIFGSYSELAVRFFSVLSFIGMGLLVFFNGKKYVSLRFGAYAALFFMVSVDILYYFSLTGEIDLFYSLITLSSFFVIYHYHKQKRYWPLFLFVYLLAAVGTLTKGLPSIAFVGISLLSWFVFQREFKKLFLPAHFVSFFLFAGIVAGYFWVYSWYEDPTPFLNRLVFESSQRTAVDENNGFIDLVSHLFNFPLTNLLNIMPATLLLPFVFRKDAVRRLREQPFITFIALIFAANILLYWISPGAKARYVYMLYPFPVMFFVYYYLLPGEHLKEKKTNILHRLIVVLIILVAAAGIAIPFIPPLATHTASPIVVAALTTGGALAILWLHLKVKAVRTLSLLLLLVWVRIIFNLTVIPVRAADSSEAQGKRDAQKIVNLTDGSPLHVLEGSMISRTTIFYIERQREQVLNFEGKILPDHYYMAYEEELKQQNKAYDIIYRFKYKDDSVFLIKFK encoded by the coding sequence ATGTCCCAGCCTTCAGCCTTATCTAAACAAAAGATCAGTTCTTCTTTAAGCAAAGAGGAGAGCTATATGGTAATGGGTATAGCAGCACTACTCTTATTCGCACTTTTTTTTCAGATAGGCTTACACCCCCTGAGGCATGAAGAGCCGCGTCGTGCTTTAGTAGCGCTGGAAATGCTGTTTAGAGGCAACTGGATTGTGCCTACAGAGGTAGGTGCCCTTTATTACAATAAGCCTCCAGTCTACAACTGGCTCATTATTTTATCTTACAAGATTTTTGGCAGCTATTCCGAATTGGCAGTACGTTTCTTCTCTGTGTTATCTTTTATTGGAATGGGGCTACTGGTATTTTTCAATGGTAAAAAGTACGTGAGCTTAAGGTTTGGGGCCTATGCGGCTCTTTTTTTTATGGTATCGGTAGATATTTTGTACTACTTCTCGCTTACCGGAGAAATTGATCTTTTTTACTCCCTGATCACACTGAGCAGTTTCTTTGTTATCTATCACTATCATAAGCAAAAACGCTACTGGCCACTTTTTCTATTCGTTTACCTTTTAGCTGCTGTGGGCACACTTACTAAAGGCCTGCCCTCCATCGCATTTGTAGGAATTAGCCTCCTGAGCTGGTTTGTTTTTCAAAGAGAATTTAAAAAGCTTTTTTTACCCGCGCACTTTGTCAGCTTCTTTCTGTTTGCCGGAATAGTAGCTGGTTACTTTTGGGTATATAGCTGGTACGAGGACCCTACACCTTTTCTTAATCGTTTAGTTTTTGAATCTAGCCAACGTACAGCTGTAGACGAGAACAATGGTTTTATAGATTTAGTAAGTCATCTTTTTAATTTTCCGCTTACTAATCTTCTGAACATTATGCCAGCCACGCTACTCTTACCTTTCGTGTTCAGAAAGGATGCAGTACGCAGGCTTAGAGAACAGCCGTTTATTACCTTTATCGCTCTTATCTTTGCAGCCAATATTCTACTATATTGGATATCTCCGGGAGCAAAAGCACGCTATGTCTATATGCTCTATCCTTTTCCGGTTATGTTTTTTGTGTACTATTATCTACTTCCCGGAGAGCATCTAAAGGAGAAAAAGACTAATATTTTGCATCGGCTAATAGTCGTACTTATAATATTGGTAGCTGCTGCCGGCATAGCTATTCCTTTTATTCCGCCACTAGCTACGCATACCGCCAGCCCTATTGTGGTAGCCGCTCTTACTACAGGTGGCGCATTGGCTATACTTTGGCTTCACCTCAAGGTAAAGGCAGTTCGTACACTAAGCCTCCTCTTACTGCTGGTTTGGGTGCGTATTATCTTCAATTTGACGGTAATACCTGTTAGGGCGGCTGATAGCTCAGAGGCTCAGGGGAAACGAGATGCTCAAAAAATCGTAAACCTGACAGATGGTAGCCCACTACATGTACTGGAAGGCTCTATGATTTCCAGAACTACCATCTTTTATATTGAAAGGCAGCGTGAGCAGGTGCTCAACTTTGAGGGGAAGATACTGCCTGATCATTATTATATGGCCTATGAAGAGGAGCTAAAACAGCAAAATAAGGCCTACGATATAATTTACCGTTTTAAGTACAAGGATGACAGTGTCTTCCTTATCAAATTTAAATAA
- a CDS encoding glycosyltransferase family 2 protein produces MKLSLVITLYNEEDNVQPLLERIEEALSGYEYEVILVDDGSSDRTVFMVKKYAGEHVRLVIFNRNHGQTTAMAAGIHYAKGEYIVTMDGDLQNDPLDIPSMLEKIETEGWGLVAGRREKRKDGFILRKLPSRIANSMIRKLTGVYISDYGCSLKIFRSDIAHNLGLYGELHRFIPVLAKLQGASITEMGVRHHPRIHGQSKYGLGRTFRVISDLMLMLFFQKYVQKPMHLFGTMGIISFVVGGLINFYLLIEKLLGNDIWGRPLLLLGVVLVIGGIQLITFGFMAELIMRTYFESQNKTPYRVKEVFIGKSASSAKTSV; encoded by the coding sequence ATGAAGCTATCGCTGGTAATTACGCTATACAATGAAGAGGATAATGTACAACCCCTTCTGGAACGTATAGAGGAGGCACTAAGCGGCTATGAATACGAAGTCATTTTGGTAGACGATGGCTCTAGCGATCGTACGGTGTTTATGGTGAAAAAGTATGCCGGCGAACATGTGCGCCTGGTTATTTTCAATAGAAATCATGGCCAGACTACAGCTATGGCAGCGGGTATTCACTATGCTAAAGGTGAGTATATCGTAACCATGGATGGTGACTTACAGAACGACCCGCTAGATATACCCAGTATGCTGGAAAAGATAGAGACCGAAGGCTGGGGCTTAGTGGCCGGCCGACGCGAAAAGCGTAAAGATGGTTTTATCTTGAGGAAGCTGCCCAGCAGAATCGCTAACTCTATGATTCGTAAGCTTACCGGTGTATACATCAGCGATTATGGTTGCTCACTAAAAATTTTCCGTAGCGATATTGCACATAACCTGGGTTTGTATGGCGAACTTCATCGCTTTATTCCTGTCCTGGCAAAGCTTCAGGGAGCCAGTATTACCGAAATGGGCGTGCGGCACCATCCGCGTATTCATGGGCAATCTAAGTATGGGCTAGGGCGTACATTCAGGGTGATCAGCGACCTGATGTTAATGCTATTCTTCCAGAAGTATGTGCAAAAACCTATGCACCTCTTTGGTACTATGGGCATTATTTCTTTTGTAGTAGGAGGACTTATCAATTTCTATCTATTAATAGAGAAATTATTGGGTAATGATATCTGGGGGCGCCCCCTCTTGTTGTTAGGAGTAGTACTGGTTATAGGGGGTATACAGCTGATTACTTTTGGTTTTATGGCTGAGCTAATTATGCGTACTTATTTTGAATCTCAAAACAAAACACCTTATCGGGTCAAAGAAGTCTTTATTGGAAAATCAGCCAGCTCCGCAAAAACCAGCGTATAA
- a CDS encoding lysylphosphatidylglycerol synthase transmembrane domain-containing protein yields MENQPAPQKPAYKRYLNLLLKIGLTSLALFLVFRKVDLQQVGTILRTADYLWLVPALFLFLLSKYFNALRLQEFFRYVGLHLDTTYNLKLYLVGMFYNLFLPGGIGGDGYKVLLLRKAKGVKTRDLITASLLDRISGVVALGVLMFFSVYFSNIYEYLEAWRWLIWAGILLAYPLYYILLRYFFKSFLPIFNSSNIYSILVQTIQLGSVIMILLALHVDTLFAEYSALFMLSTFAAMLPLTIGGIGAREAVFVYLPPLIGSSISEDTSVTLSLLFFLITVVSSLGGAFIKAEQPQFDKTEAEIS; encoded by the coding sequence TTGGAAAATCAGCCAGCTCCGCAAAAACCAGCGTATAAGCGATACCTCAATCTGTTACTAAAGATTGGGCTCACATCTCTGGCCCTTTTTCTGGTATTCAGAAAGGTAGACTTACAGCAGGTGGGGACTATTCTCCGCACGGCAGACTATTTATGGCTTGTGCCTGCACTATTCCTTTTCCTACTTTCTAAATATTTTAATGCGCTCAGGCTACAGGAGTTTTTTCGCTATGTAGGTTTACACCTGGATACTACCTATAACCTAAAGCTTTATCTGGTAGGCATGTTTTACAATCTGTTTTTGCCGGGAGGAATTGGTGGAGATGGGTACAAAGTACTGTTGCTACGTAAAGCCAAAGGAGTAAAAACCCGTGATCTTATTACTGCCTCTTTACTAGACCGTATCAGTGGTGTAGTAGCACTGGGAGTACTGATGTTCTTCTCAGTATACTTCAGTAATATTTATGAGTATCTGGAAGCCTGGCGCTGGCTGATATGGGCAGGCATTCTTCTGGCTTATCCTCTTTATTATATTTTGCTCCGGTATTTTTTTAAAAGCTTTCTACCCATTTTCAATAGTAGTAACATCTATTCCATACTAGTGCAGACGATACAGTTGGGCAGTGTGATTATGATTTTGCTGGCACTACATGTAGATACACTATTTGCCGAATATAGTGCGCTATTTATGTTGTCTACCTTTGCTGCCATGCTTCCGTTAACTATAGGAGGAATTGGTGCTCGAGAGGCCGTGTTTGTTTACCTCCCCCCTCTTATTGGTTCCAGTATTTCTGAAGATACTTCGGTTACCTTGAGCTTACTGTTTTTTCTGATTACCGTAGTCTCTTCGCTGGGTGGTGCTTTTATTAAAGCAGAACAACCCCAGTTTGATAAAACTGAGGCTGAAATTTCTTAG
- a CDS encoding FkbM family methyltransferase produces MIQQLKRKLLNQLAYYISYVKLYSLIKQDLSNTIILDCGANQGSISALFARTGAQIFAFEPDPLAFSVLEKKFLQYPMVECVQKAVWINEGTVTLYLHMSQEGKNVDFTVSSSIIKEKVNVCESNAVEVATINLLEFIRQSDTRISVLKMDIEGAEVELLNKIFDENLHQKIDLMLVETHENKIPAHVKPIQELKQRLQEERIENVKLNWI; encoded by the coding sequence ATGATACAACAACTGAAAAGGAAGCTACTGAACCAGCTAGCCTATTACATCTCTTATGTAAAACTTTACTCCTTAATTAAACAGGACCTGAGTAACACTATTATCCTGGACTGTGGAGCCAACCAAGGCAGTATCTCTGCTTTATTTGCCAGAACCGGTGCTCAGATTTTTGCTTTTGAACCCGATCCTTTAGCATTTTCGGTACTGGAAAAGAAGTTTCTACAATATCCTATGGTAGAGTGTGTTCAGAAGGCGGTATGGATAAATGAAGGTACAGTTACCCTTTATCTCCATATGAGTCAGGAAGGAAAAAATGTAGATTTTACAGTCAGTTCATCTATTATCAAAGAAAAAGTTAATGTTTGCGAGTCAAATGCGGTGGAGGTAGCAACCATCAATCTACTTGAGTTTATCCGTCAGTCTGATACTCGTATTTCTGTGCTCAAAATGGATATAGAAGGGGCAGAAGTTGAGTTGTTAAACAAAATTTTTGATGAAAATCTTCATCAAAAAATAGACCTCATGCTGGTAGAAACTCATGAAAACAAAATTCCAGCACATGTAAAGCCTATACAAGAACTAAAGCAACGTTTGCAAGAAGAACGTATTGAAAATGTAAAGCTCAACTGGATTTAA
- a CDS encoding heme-dependent oxidative N-demethylase subunit alpha family protein, translating into MELSCPNLMPAAHYYPFASGSYSTAPGLHKLETDFGNGTLDRQLFQLDQNWYHYHHNKLACREESIHKYYQEHKLSPEAGFLAAEFILRHLLQDHPRCFVLDNHQHEAHLKNILSGEIIVFNRHNHTMVSSGYINLLDALVSQIQEDVAIWQLEDDCDFMSLIHLCAPNHWAAEDKIGKAFSTVHAPVADMSRMKERYQPMLHSLTRAATFVRFAWGLATDRRLNHHPHSPEGVKPELWQGRQFDPEHPQLWVRVERQTLSGLLEGKAVFFTIRTYFEKVAELSKAQQTALVRALHSMSAESLKYKGLTAQLDMINQYLNGL; encoded by the coding sequence ATGGAGTTGTCTTGCCCAAATCTTATGCCTGCTGCCCATTACTATCCTTTTGCTTCGGGTAGCTACAGTACTGCTCCCGGTCTTCATAAACTGGAAACGGATTTTGGCAATGGAACTCTTGATCGGCAGCTTTTTCAGCTAGATCAGAATTGGTACCACTACCACCACAATAAGCTGGCTTGCAGAGAAGAGAGCATCCACAAATATTATCAGGAACATAAACTTTCCCCCGAAGCTGGCTTCCTGGCAGCGGAATTCATACTTAGGCATTTACTTCAAGATCATCCTCGTTGCTTTGTTTTAGACAACCATCAGCATGAGGCTCATCTCAAGAATATTCTTAGCGGAGAAATTATTGTTTTTAACAGGCATAACCACACAATGGTAAGTTCAGGTTACATCAATCTGCTGGACGCTCTGGTCAGTCAGATACAGGAAGATGTAGCCATTTGGCAATTAGAAGATGACTGTGACTTTATGTCTCTGATTCACCTTTGCGCACCTAACCATTGGGCTGCAGAAGATAAGATAGGCAAAGCGTTTTCTACAGTGCATGCACCAGTAGCGGACATGAGCAGGATGAAAGAGCGTTATCAGCCTATGCTTCATAGTCTGACACGAGCGGCTACTTTTGTACGATTCGCCTGGGGGTTAGCTACAGACAGGCGTTTAAACCATCACCCACATTCTCCTGAAGGGGTAAAACCTGAACTTTGGCAGGGGCGGCAATTTGACCCTGAACATCCGCAATTATGGGTGAGAGTAGAAAGGCAAACACTTAGTGGGTTGCTTGAAGGTAAGGCAGTGTTTTTTACCATACGAACCTACTTTGAGAAGGTAGCAGAGCTTTCTAAAGCACAGCAAACCGCATTAGTTAGGGCTTTACATTCTATGTCTGCTGAGAGTCTAAAATATAAAGGGCTTACGGCTCAGCTTGACATGATTAATCAATACCTGAACGGTCTCTGA
- a CDS encoding cold-shock protein, which produces MNHGTVKFFNESKGYGFVKDDETGKEYFVHVSGLVDEIRENDEVTYELEEGRKGLNAVNVKLA; this is translated from the coding sequence ATGAATCACGGAACAGTAAAGTTTTTTAATGAGTCTAAAGGTTATGGATTCGTAAAAGACGATGAAACAGGCAAGGAGTACTTTGTACATGTATCTGGTTTAGTAGACGAAATCAGAGAAAATGACGAAGTTACTTACGAACTTGAAGAAGGAAGAAAAGGACTTAATGCAGTGAATGTAAAACTTGCATAG
- a CDS encoding class I SAM-dependent methyltransferase yields the protein MQKKIKAGHSAQYFNNYRDHWWNQSFLETLASRLSLQQCNDMLDVGCGLCHWSKLLCPFLADGAKVFAVDNDPNWAEYAQDHERYFSERGGSFQFDCASADRLPYGDNSFDLVSCQTVLIHVREPEMVIAEMQRVLKPGGTLLCAEPNNQVQHLIRSSLSADASIEETMEHVKYALIYEKGKKKYGHGDNSLGDLLPGLLAQAGLKDIEVRISDKAIAMYPPYDKGEQQATLQQWAQSSHSTPSGVDTKSYFSIMGKDYLEFYENYHKKYVNKLDQILEALEDEVYHAAGGALMYVVSAIKNEKKTN from the coding sequence ATGCAAAAGAAAATTAAAGCAGGGCATTCCGCTCAGTACTTCAACAATTATCGGGATCATTGGTGGAACCAAAGCTTTTTGGAAACACTTGCCTCACGACTATCACTACAGCAGTGTAATGATATGTTAGATGTAGGCTGTGGTCTTTGCCATTGGAGTAAGTTGCTTTGTCCTTTTCTTGCAGATGGCGCTAAAGTCTTTGCTGTAGACAACGACCCAAACTGGGCGGAATATGCTCAGGATCATGAGCGTTATTTCTCGGAAAGAGGAGGGAGTTTTCAGTTTGACTGTGCTTCAGCTGATCGTTTGCCCTATGGCGATAATAGTTTTGACCTGGTTAGCTGCCAGACAGTACTGATACATGTAAGGGAGCCTGAGATGGTGATTGCAGAAATGCAAAGAGTACTTAAGCCGGGTGGCACTCTATTGTGTGCAGAACCCAACAATCAGGTGCAACACCTTATACGTAGCTCTCTTTCTGCTGATGCCAGCATAGAAGAGACCATGGAGCATGTGAAGTACGCGCTGATTTACGAGAAAGGAAAGAAGAAGTACGGTCATGGAGATAACTCTTTAGGAGACCTTTTGCCTGGCTTATTGGCGCAGGCAGGACTCAAAGATATTGAAGTAAGAATATCTGATAAAGCAATAGCAATGTATCCACCCTACGATAAAGGAGAACAGCAAGCTACGCTACAACAGTGGGCACAGTCTAGTCATTCTACCCCATCAGGAGTAGATACCAAAAGCTATTTTTCTATAATGGGAAAGGATTACCTGGAGTTTTATGAGAATTATCACAAAAAATACGTAAATAAGTTAGATCAAATACTGGAGGCTCTTGAAGACGAAGTATATCATGCTGCCGGAGGAGCGCTGATGTATGTAGTTTCAGCCATAAAAAATGAAAAAAAAACGAACTAA
- a CDS encoding DEAD/DEAH box helicase, producing the protein MTFKELNLIAPILKALDQEGYDKPTPIQAQSIPAILQGKDLLGCAQTGTGKTAAFAIPILQLLDKQPRGKHKNPIRSLILTPTRELAIQIGESFSAYGRHLPLRHTVIFGGVSQKAQQDALRKGPDTLIATPGRLLDLMQQGFIDLRSLELFVLDEADRMLDMGFVHDVKRVIARLPKNRQTLFFSATMPPDIVELADTILDSPVKVEVTPVSSTAETIQQSVYYVDKGHKKALLNHILLQDDSIASALVFTRTKHGANKVTKDLMKKGITAEAIHGNKSQNARQNALKNFKNRRTRVLVATDIAARGIDVDELSHVINYELPNVPETYVHRIGRTGRAGAEGVAYSFCDQEEKAYLRSIHKLIDQRIAVVEDHPYPLGTINPSEQQQQQQSTAGREQKKKFNFRKRNNSSSAPKRKFRS; encoded by the coding sequence ATGACATTTAAAGAATTGAACCTGATCGCGCCTATCTTAAAGGCCTTAGATCAGGAGGGTTATGATAAACCCACGCCTATTCAGGCACAATCCATACCCGCTATATTACAAGGAAAAGATCTTTTAGGCTGTGCACAAACCGGTACCGGGAAAACTGCGGCTTTCGCAATTCCTATACTGCAACTTTTAGACAAACAGCCAAGAGGAAAGCATAAAAACCCTATCCGCTCACTAATTTTAACCCCAACAAGGGAATTAGCGATCCAGATTGGAGAAAGCTTTAGTGCTTATGGACGTCATCTGCCTTTAAGACATACCGTTATCTTTGGAGGAGTATCGCAGAAGGCTCAGCAAGACGCTCTCAGAAAAGGTCCTGATACCCTGATTGCTACTCCTGGCCGCCTTCTGGATCTGATGCAGCAAGGCTTTATAGATCTTCGTAGCCTGGAACTCTTCGTATTAGACGAAGCCGACCGTATGCTGGATATGGGTTTTGTACACGATGTAAAAAGAGTAATTGCTCGCCTGCCTAAAAACAGGCAAACCCTTTTCTTCTCGGCAACCATGCCCCCAGATATAGTGGAACTAGCCGATACCATACTTGATAGTCCGGTAAAGGTAGAAGTTACCCCGGTATCTTCCACTGCCGAAACAATTCAGCAGTCGGTATACTATGTAGACAAGGGGCATAAAAAAGCGTTGCTTAACCATATATTGCTGCAGGACGATAGCATTGCCAGTGCCCTGGTATTTACCCGCACCAAACATGGAGCTAATAAGGTAACCAAAGACCTGATGAAGAAAGGTATTACGGCTGAAGCTATTCATGGCAATAAGTCGCAAAATGCCAGACAAAATGCACTGAAAAATTTTAAAAATCGCCGTACGCGAGTATTAGTAGCGACTGATATTGCTGCCAGGGGTATTGATGTGGATGAGCTCTCTCATGTAATCAATTATGAGCTGCCTAATGTTCCTGAGACCTATGTGCACCGAATTGGGAGAACTGGTAGAGCTGGTGCAGAAGGAGTAGCCTACTCTTTTTGCGATCAGGAGGAGAAAGCATATCTTAGAAGTATACATAAACTTATCGACCAGAGGATAGCGGTGGTAGAAGATCACCCTTATCCATTGGGTACTATTAATCCCTCTGAGCAGCAGCAACAGCAACAAAGCACAGCAGGCAGAGAACAGAAAAAGAAGTTTAATTTTAGAAAAAGAAATAATAGTTCGTCCGCTCCAAAAAGAAAGTTTCGTAGTTAG